The Deferribacter desulfuricans SSM1 genome contains a region encoding:
- a CDS encoding late competence development ComFB family protein: MLNTNISHNYFVNLNEQRVVALVKRYLSANPQYCSCAGCVTDVIVMTLNQIPPHYIVKDSAAEYAYQKISDSEIIRHIVNNIEIVKKEPKNCLRK; this comes from the coding sequence ATGCTAAACACTAATATATCTCATAATTATTTTGTAAATTTAAATGAGCAACGAGTTGTAGCTTTAGTAAAAAGATATTTATCAGCAAATCCTCAATATTGTTCCTGTGCTGGATGTGTTACAGACGTAATTGTTATGACATTAAACCAAATTCCACCTCACTATATTGTAAAAGACAGTGCTGCTGAATATGCTTATCAAAAAATAAGCGATTCAGAAATTATAAGACATATAGTCAATAATATAGAAATTGTAAAAAAAGAACCTAAGAACTGTCTTAGGAAATAA
- a CDS encoding TlpA family protein disulfide reductase: MILFTKLKFNKFLIILSLIIFIVSINIRTGFSNNDASIFGIGDNFYDEINLQVGLRGIKIPDITQELRGKPTVAVGVTTTCPFCREYVKTLSQLYPNYKGLINVMLCVVDFRNAKKYIDQYPEFVIFPASLTGFTRLTSVPYTVILDREGNVLAQYKGGLSGAYLKQILDYLVKNY, from the coding sequence ATGATACTATTTACAAAGCTGAAATTTAATAAATTTTTAATAATATTATCACTTATAATATTTATTGTAAGTATTAATATAAGAACAGGTTTTAGTAATAATGATGCTTCTATTTTTGGCATAGGGGATAATTTTTATGATGAAATTAATTTACAAGTGGGTTTAAGAGGTATTAAAATACCTGATATAACTCAAGAATTACGTGGTAAACCTACAGTTGCTGTAGGTGTAACCACAACATGTCCTTTTTGTAGAGAATATGTTAAAACATTGAGTCAATTATATCCTAATTATAAAGGTTTAATAAATGTTATGTTATGTGTAGTAGATTTTAGAAATGCTAAGAAATATATAGATCAATATCCGGAATTTGTGATATTTCCTGCGTCTTTAACAGGTTTTACAAGACTTACAAGTGTACCTTATACTGTAATACTAGATAGAGAAGGTAACGTACTGGCTCAATATAAAGGGGGACTTTCAGGAGCCTACTTAAAACAGATATTAGATTATTTAGTAAAAAATTATTAA
- a CDS encoding type IA DNA topoisomerase: MSYYLVIIESPNKKQAVTKYLKKSFPDKNFIVESTIGHFRDLPKKELGVDLKTFIPKYELDKSKKPIINKIIEKAKSATEIYIATDPDREGEAIGWHIDTVLKQNKIDSSKIYRIRYNEITPKALSDAIKNKTSLDLNLIKAQETRRILDRLVGWYLSALLMQEFGKDLGLNLSAGRVQTPAVYLVYERDKKIENFKPEPYFKTTLNLIKDNIEFKATKKYKINDFDTPEKDYQKYNKLKKIKVIDVKKKNKKEPAPLPYITRTVLSDITKNYKINSKVAMNILQKLFEKGLITYHRTDSARVSDDGIKLAKSICNKLNITHLFQGNPGKKGDQDGHECIRPTKILLPNDLEKNSDLTDLDKKVYKLIFNRFIESQLIPAEVFVTTIVFEDDFKTSGKVIIKEGYLEFRKRFAAANTSNNVNKSNNKDENKDDTEQENLPDIKKGDIIDITKINKEKLMTKPPAHYTQPTLLKKLEQEKIGRPSTYASILNKIIDIRKYIIEKKEKNSDYLFITDKGIKMVEFFMTKKDYNWIINVNFTKEMEGFLDKIAKGNVNESERKNYLRKFLDILKNINLNFREDVESTNKMLNLAKDISQTLNINLPDNINKFNVCNNFIKKHYDEYIKAKKPTTKMIEVAQKFFEKDTEISEEEKEKILNSYVLCSKYIDNKIKAINSKNKSKNKYNKKSKKNMAHLSKKQSKKYNYK, from the coding sequence ATGTCATATTATTTGGTAATTATAGAGTCACCTAATAAAAAACAAGCTGTAACAAAATATTTAAAAAAAAGTTTTCCTGATAAGAATTTTATAGTTGAATCTACTATAGGACATTTTCGAGATTTACCAAAGAAAGAGTTAGGTGTTGATTTAAAAACATTTATTCCTAAATATGAACTGGATAAGTCAAAAAAACCAATAATAAATAAAATAATAGAAAAAGCTAAATCAGCTACTGAAATATATATAGCAACTGACCCGGATAGAGAAGGGGAAGCAATAGGATGGCATATTGATACTGTATTAAAGCAGAATAAAATTGATTCATCTAAAATTTATCGTATTAGATATAATGAAATTACACCAAAAGCTTTAAGTGATGCTATTAAAAACAAAACTTCTTTAGATTTAAATCTTATCAAAGCTCAAGAAACAAGACGTATTCTTGATCGGCTTGTTGGATGGTATCTATCTGCACTATTAATGCAAGAATTTGGTAAAGATTTAGGTTTAAATTTATCAGCTGGAAGGGTACAAACACCAGCTGTTTATTTGGTATATGAGCGTGATAAAAAGATAGAAAACTTTAAACCTGAACCTTATTTTAAGACTACATTAAATTTAATAAAAGATAATATAGAATTTAAAGCTACAAAAAAATACAAAATAAATGATTTTGATACGCCTGAAAAAGACTACCAAAAATATAATAAATTAAAAAAGATAAAGGTTATAGATGTAAAAAAGAAAAATAAAAAAGAACCAGCACCTTTGCCTTATATTACAAGAACTGTGCTATCAGATATAACGAAAAATTATAAAATTAACAGTAAAGTTGCTATGAATATCCTTCAAAAACTCTTTGAAAAAGGTTTAATTACATACCATAGGACAGACTCTGCACGTGTTAGTGACGATGGTATTAAATTAGCAAAATCTATTTGTAATAAACTAAATATCACACATCTATTTCAAGGAAATCCTGGGAAAAAAGGGGACCAAGATGGGCATGAATGTATTAGGCCAACAAAGATTTTGTTACCTAATGATTTAGAAAAAAATTCAGATTTAACAGATTTAGATAAAAAAGTTTATAAATTAATTTTTAATCGCTTTATTGAAAGTCAATTGATACCAGCTGAAGTTTTTGTAACTACTATTGTATTTGAAGATGATTTTAAAACTTCTGGAAAAGTTATAATTAAAGAGGGTTATTTAGAATTTAGAAAGAGATTTGCAGCAGCAAACACAAGTAATAATGTTAATAAAAGTAATAATAAAGATGAAAATAAAGATGATACAGAACAAGAAAATTTACCTGATATAAAAAAAGGAGATATTATTGATATAACAAAAATCAACAAAGAAAAATTAATGACTAAACCTCCTGCTCATTATACACAACCAACTTTATTAAAAAAGTTAGAACAAGAGAAAATAGGACGTCCATCTACTTATGCTTCTATTTTAAATAAAATTATAGATATTAGAAAATATATTATAGAAAAAAAGGAAAAGAATTCAGATTATCTGTTTATTACAGACAAAGGGATTAAAATGGTAGAATTTTTTATGACTAAAAAAGACTATAATTGGATTATAAATGTTAACTTTACTAAAGAAATGGAAGGTTTTTTAGATAAGATAGCTAAAGGAAATGTTAACGAATCAGAAAGAAAAAACTATTTAAGAAAATTTTTGGATATTCTAAAAAATATTAATTTAAATTTTCGAGAAGATGTAGAATCAACAAATAAAATGTTGAATCTTGCAAAAGATATAAGTCAAACATTAAATATAAACTTACCTGATAATATTAATAAATTTAATGTTTGTAATAACTTTATAAAGAAACATTATGATGAATATATCAAAGCAAAAAAACCAACAACTAAAATGATAGAAGTTGCTCAAAAATTTTTTGAAAAAGATACAGAAATCAGTGAAGAAGAGAAAGAAAAAATATTAAATAGTTATGTTTTATGTTCTAAATATATTGATAATAAAATAAAAGCTATTAATTCTAAAAACAAATCTAAAAATAAATATAATAAAAAATCTAAGAAGAATATGGCACATCTATCTAAAAAACAATCTAAAAAATATAACTATAAATAA
- a CDS encoding prepilin-type N-terminal cleavage/methylation domain-containing protein, giving the protein MWFRKKYGKQQKKKKFFNNKGFTLMELIIVLGILLILYAAFKPNKQAKDSAIAQSIVQQIEALNSAFEICVQAQGSMDYSACTDSVLQNYVPNNDLNALKNTQIKTTITYSFSSDGTSITYTIPLNTLSGNRFTSMQTMIANMLKNKARSVTTTSSGVQATF; this is encoded by the coding sequence ATGTGGTTTAGAAAAAAATATGGAAAACAACAAAAAAAGAAAAAATTTTTTAATAACAAAGGATTTACATTAATGGAATTAATTATAGTATTAGGTATATTATTAATTTTATATGCTGCATTTAAACCTAACAAGCAAGCTAAAGATAGTGCTATTGCTCAATCTATCGTTCAACAGATTGAAGCTTTAAATAGTGCGTTTGAAATTTGCGTACAGGCTCAAGGTTCCATGGATTATTCTGCATGTACTGATTCAGTACTACAAAATTATGTACCTAATAATGACTTAAACGCACTTAAAAATACTCAAATCAAAACAACTATTACTTATTCTTTTTCTTCAGATGGTACTTCTATAACATATACAATACCATTAAATACATTATCAGGAAATAGATTCACTAGTATGCAAACTATGATCGCTAATATGTTAAAAAACAAAGCTCGTAGTGTAACAACAACAAGTTCAGGTGTTCAAGCTACATTTTAA
- a CDS encoding type II secretion system protein GspD — protein MKIRFYKFSLGILIISLLFMGGCARKKTYIPKDITKKSTKPIVKKERTVDEEMKTAHKLINNYYVLNINKNKKSKTVDNSVDRKFVELKNKDSRFAMLVTVVPSNKTPIETLSNLLSNIGLLLEVKNSVQLVHNIPYTFKGSLYDYLVTLCNLNGIGFDYKTPGKVVLKAFETKTYDVSYINVIQKYNITMSSSTSGDSSTQATTSQNLELKTEMKDSDLWQQIQNDLSVIASNKGYFTINKALGTVTITDRIPFFEKYDNYFKKLKERLSKEVFLDVKVLEVTYDSNKEQGIDWNALALGKYNGNKLGIRTNFVSGSPDVFDTQPPGFSSLSLPVLTVSDADDVIKFIAGFVKGKGKLTVKSQPRQLVLNGQPAVIPVGQIIKYISNISSDSGSDSSLTGGDLSYSVETGTLQTGVVLQFLPKVTDDNNIVLNLGVTINRLDKMDEKSLNGIILQLPQTSVRAVSSTVKMKSGQTIVIGGILSDNTNEIENKVPLVGDIPILGNLFKYKKKEKTKTEMIVIITAHVVELT, from the coding sequence ATGAAAATAAGATTTTATAAATTTAGTTTAGGTATTTTAATAATATCATTATTATTTATGGGCGGATGTGCTAGAAAGAAAACATATATACCAAAAGATATTACAAAAAAATCTACGAAACCTATTGTAAAAAAAGAAAGAACCGTAGATGAAGAAATGAAAACTGCTCATAAGTTAATAAATAATTATTATGTATTAAATATTAATAAAAATAAAAAATCAAAAACTGTAGATAATTCAGTAGATAGAAAATTTGTAGAGTTAAAAAATAAAGATTCACGTTTTGCAATGCTTGTAACAGTTGTTCCATCTAATAAAACACCTATAGAAACATTAAGTAATTTATTATCGAATATAGGTTTGTTATTAGAAGTTAAAAATAGTGTTCAATTAGTTCATAATATACCATACACTTTCAAAGGCAGTTTATATGATTATTTAGTTACACTTTGTAATTTAAATGGTATTGGTTTTGATTATAAAACTCCTGGTAAAGTAGTTTTAAAAGCATTTGAAACTAAAACATATGATGTTAGTTATATCAATGTAATTCAAAAATATAATATTACTATGTCTTCAAGTACTTCTGGTGATAGTAGTACACAAGCTACAACAAGTCAAAATCTTGAATTAAAAACAGAAATGAAAGATTCTGACCTATGGCAGCAGATACAAAACGATTTAAGTGTTATAGCTAGTAATAAAGGGTATTTTACAATAAACAAGGCTTTAGGTACAGTAACTATTACTGATAGAATTCCATTTTTCGAAAAGTATGATAATTATTTTAAAAAATTAAAAGAAAGATTATCAAAAGAAGTATTTCTTGATGTTAAAGTATTAGAAGTGACATATGACAGTAATAAAGAACAAGGTATAGATTGGAATGCTTTAGCTTTAGGAAAATATAATGGTAACAAATTAGGTATTAGGACAAATTTTGTTTCTGGTTCACCAGATGTTTTTGATACACAACCACCTGGATTTAGTAGTTTATCATTACCTGTTTTAACAGTTTCTGATGCAGATGATGTAATTAAATTTATAGCTGGTTTTGTTAAAGGAAAAGGAAAATTGACAGTTAAATCACAACCACGTCAATTAGTACTCAATGGACAACCTGCAGTTATTCCAGTGGGACAGATTATTAAATATATTTCTAATATTTCATCAGATTCAGGTAGTGATTCTTCTTTAACTGGTGGGGATTTATCTTATTCTGTAGAAACTGGTACTTTACAAACAGGTGTAGTTTTACAATTTTTACCAAAAGTAACTGATGACAATAATATTGTGTTAAATTTAGGTGTAACAATTAACAGATTGGACAAAATGGATGAAAAAAGTTTGAATGGTATAATTTTGCAATTACCTCAAACATCTGTTAGAGCTGTAAGTTCTACAGTAAAGATGAAATCTGGGCAAACAATTGTTATTGGTGGTATCCTTTCGGATAATACTAATGAAATTGAAAATAAAGTACCTTTAGTTGGAGATATTCCTATTTTAGGGAATTTGTTTAAATATAAAAAGAAAGAAAAAACTAAGACAGAAATGATAGTTATTATTACAGCACATGTAGTAGAATTAACTTAA
- a CDS encoding replication initiation protein — MNTYIELLHDVHFKNGIYILQNINFIKFPLWFPTRKKSDLKEYVNKFTKDIYYRVYCEKGLPRQKDFEILNTLLWFYLKSLNEIYYSTVTNFPGDKFSENEVFEYKTKGQHNKYVEKKLRFDRFKLLKNGLGITCNLIDLSNNIGYNNAIYKQIIEESLDKWANIEIEYSNCYYIDKGKVTSKTFKNIIQKYVVNKNKVVIIFNQDFIKEFLQDKSWCVIDYSEYIKLSNTSRRLYEYLILANNVISMNIKLFYRQLGLTGDYSISKMVRILNKAIEEINNHTKLKVIKTNLNELKGKNNKLYIKTEKTHVLYDKIIDYYDQIIEEILKFYGIYFDDIKGFDKITKDKKDVRKNFIEDIEFKSYYETKIQEFKQLSKVKPTKEHTNEKLKKKKIKAINKLQKFSRSLLYVLNNQDKIKNKTSYLNACLREKSFDKMLSNSGFSGVIMKRFYTELLQDFISNSVLEKFGEVNFAERIVLDVLNKYEDYYKEDYNKYLAEFLMVGDNFSAPLVKLLCTIKYLITEVTSIKNNLVSFYYFEKLVDLLLLLKFINSTKQKSLFICLLNDSVCRTLNYESFVYLYDLFEQDDDVYEFLENNTINTGEVA; from the coding sequence ATGAATACTTATATTGAGTTATTACATGATGTACATTTTAAAAATGGTATTTATATATTACAAAATATTAATTTTATAAAATTTCCTTTATGGTTTCCTACAAGAAAAAAAAGTGATTTGAAGGAATATGTAAATAAATTTACGAAAGATATATATTATAGAGTTTATTGTGAGAAAGGGTTACCTAGACAAAAGGATTTTGAAATTTTAAATACTTTATTATGGTTCTATTTAAAATCTTTAAATGAAATTTATTATTCTACTGTTACTAATTTTCCAGGGGATAAATTTTCTGAAAATGAAGTTTTTGAATATAAGACAAAAGGGCAGCATAACAAATATGTAGAGAAAAAATTAAGATTTGATAGGTTTAAATTACTAAAAAATGGATTGGGTATAACATGTAATTTAATAGATTTATCAAATAATATAGGTTATAATAATGCAATATATAAACAGATAATAGAAGAATCTCTAGATAAATGGGCAAATATTGAAATTGAATATAGTAATTGTTATTACATAGATAAAGGAAAAGTAACATCTAAAACATTTAAAAACATAATTCAAAAATATGTAGTTAATAAGAATAAGGTTGTTATTATATTTAACCAAGATTTTATTAAAGAATTTTTACAGGATAAATCTTGGTGTGTTATTGATTATTCTGAATATATTAAGTTAAGTAATACATCAAGAAGATTATACGAATATTTAATATTAGCCAATAATGTAATATCCATGAATATAAAACTATTTTATCGTCAATTAGGTTTAACAGGAGATTATAGTATTTCAAAAATGGTTAGAATTCTTAATAAAGCTATCGAAGAGATTAATAATCATACTAAATTAAAAGTTATTAAAACTAATTTAAATGAGTTAAAAGGGAAAAATAATAAACTTTATATAAAAACAGAAAAAACTCATGTATTGTATGATAAAATTATAGATTATTATGATCAGATCATAGAAGAAATATTAAAATTTTATGGTATTTATTTTGATGACATCAAAGGTTTTGATAAGATCACTAAAGATAAAAAAGATGTAAGAAAGAACTTTATAGAAGATATTGAATTCAAGAGTTATTATGAAACTAAAATACAAGAATTTAAACAATTGAGTAAAGTTAAACCTACAAAAGAACATACAAATGAAAAACTTAAAAAGAAAAAGATTAAAGCAATAAATAAACTTCAAAAGTTTAGTCGTTCGCTTTTATATGTATTAAATAATCAAGATAAAATAAAAAATAAAACTTCCTATTTAAACGCTTGTTTAAGAGAAAAATCATTCGATAAAATGTTATCTAATTCTGGTTTTTCAGGTGTAATAATGAAGAGATTTTATACTGAATTATTACAAGATTTTATTTCTAATTCAGTATTAGAAAAATTTGGTGAAGTGAATTTTGCTGAGAGAATAGTATTGGATGTGTTGAATAAGTATGAAGATTATTACAAAGAGGATTATAACAAATATTTAGCTGAATTTTTAATGGTAGGAGATAATTTTTCAGCACCATTAGTAAAATTATTATGTACGATTAAATATTTGATTACTGAAGTTACGTCGATTAAAAATAATTTAGTTTCATTCTATTATTTTGAAAAATTAGTAGATTTATTATTACTTTTAAAATTTATTAATTCGACTAAACAAAAAAGTCTTTTTATATGTTTATTAAATGATTCTGTATGTAGAACTTTAAACTATGAAAGCTTTGTGTATCTTTATGATTTATTTGAGCAGGATGATGATGTTTATGAATTTTTAGAAAATAATACTATTAATACAGGAGAAGTAGCATGA
- a CDS encoding toprim domain-containing protein yields the protein MGKNTLIIVESSPKIDAIEKILSDSELDKSLPNRDYIATNGHLFDLTNADIGVSFSNSGNIILENVFINGKYKLLEGLKNKAAQAGDIYIFTDADIEGERIAYDVVNYLIKTCNVEKNQIHRVVSSSITKKAVINAFLNCEKIDNTHKNKYVRAQSIRRAFDKLVGHVLSSLLLSQGYDKGLGRSQLAILFSVNNIELISYYDRKKEINIPLTIKGYSTDTGITVRTNTNYSLPTMYNIVSSASGNLFTTYQILQALYNKGCITYLRTKNILMSEDYSDYLKAYNIKVPKSFIMPTDEAITAHEGLRFTLEFIELFREYYESGKLIDFFEDYDIVIKNKTSLYELIHIISLYSYLNKFKNLPYIEVYNNLSDIIEHLTIYYSFDDFDIDNNLKSNKVTSLRDLFFVSDFFSICTPSSFFSIVEKTISKYFKIDFSSNGLILNNEGEELVELIKNKVDISSFYFPYFKYVLYEKILNKEESEIEDTDLDILQEILNFYNITLQLDSNKHKINNISIKQSTSHEIDSKINNMLLEHGDIIDDTIYKAEI from the coding sequence ATGGGTAAAAATACTTTAATTATAGTAGAATCATCACCTAAAATAGATGCAATAGAAAAAATTTTAAGTGATTCTGAATTAGATAAAAGTTTACCTAATAGAGATTATATTGCTACTAATGGTCACTTATTTGACTTAACAAATGCTGATATAGGGGTATCTTTTTCAAATTCAGGGAACATTATTTTAGAAAATGTATTTATTAATGGTAAATACAAATTATTAGAAGGTTTAAAAAATAAAGCTGCTCAAGCAGGAGATATCTATATTTTTACTGATGCAGATATTGAAGGTGAACGTATCGCTTATGATGTGGTTAATTATTTAATAAAAACATGTAATGTTGAAAAGAATCAAATTCATAGAGTAGTTTCTAGTTCTATTACGAAAAAGGCTGTAATTAATGCTTTTTTAAATTGCGAGAAAATAGATAACACACATAAAAATAAATATGTAAGAGCACAAAGTATAAGAAGAGCTTTTGATAAATTAGTTGGCCATGTATTAAGTAGTTTATTATTAAGCCAAGGATATGATAAGGGACTGGGACGAAGTCAGTTAGCTATATTGTTTTCAGTTAATAATATAGAGTTAATATCTTATTATGATAGAAAAAAAGAAATAAATATTCCTTTAACTATAAAAGGATATTCTACAGATACAGGAATTACTGTACGTACAAATACGAATTATTCATTACCTACGATGTATAATATAGTATCATCAGCATCAGGGAATTTATTTACTACATACCAGATATTACAAGCATTATATAATAAAGGATGTATTACTTATTTAAGAACAAAAAATATTTTAATGAGCGAAGATTATTCTGATTATTTAAAAGCATATAATATTAAGGTACCTAAAAGTTTTATAATGCCTACTGACGAAGCTATCACAGCTCATGAAGGGTTGAGATTTACACTAGAATTTATCGAATTATTCAGAGAATATTACGAATCAGGTAAATTAATAGATTTTTTTGAAGATTATGATATTGTTATTAAAAATAAGACTTCATTATATGAATTAATACATATTATTTCTTTATATTCTTATTTAAATAAATTTAAGAATTTACCTTATATAGAAGTGTATAATAATTTATCTGATATTATAGAACATTTAACTATTTATTATTCGTTTGATGATTTTGATATAGATAATAATTTAAAATCAAATAAAGTAACAAGTTTAAGAGATTTATTTTTTGTTAGTGACTTTTTTAGTATATGTACTCCATCATCTTTTTTTAGTATAGTTGAAAAAACTATTTCAAAATATTTTAAAATAGATTTCTCAAGTAATGGATTAATATTGAATAATGAAGGAGAGGAGTTAGTAGAGTTAATAAAGAACAAAGTTGATATTTCTAGCTTTTATTTTCCTTACTTTAAATATGTGTTATATGAGAAAATATTAAATAAAGAAGAATCAGAAATTGAAGATACTGATTTGGATATTTTACAGGAAATTTTAAATTTTTATAATATTACTCTACAATTAGATTCTAATAAACATAAAATAAATAATATAAGTATTAAACAATCTACTTCTCATGAAATAGATTCTAAAATTAATAATATGTTATTAGAACATGGGGATATTATAGATGATACTATTTACAAAGCTGAAATTTAA